In a single window of the Anabas testudineus chromosome 17, fAnaTes1.2, whole genome shotgun sequence genome:
- the viml gene encoding vimentin like — translation MSYKPAPHSSYKKMFGGDRVAVRTPYTSRQFSSPVRSSRVSFGLSSAPTVYATKTHRLRSSSAMPRLSSENLDFSLSDAINSEFITNRTNEKAQMQSLNDRFANYIEKVRFLEQQNKILLAELEQLRGKGTSRVGDLYEDEMRELRRQVDLLTNEKARVEVHRDNLVEDIDRLREKLQDETSQREEAENIMQSFRQDVDNAALARLDLERKVESLQEEINFLKKLHDEEMLELVQVQQQQQVQVDMDIAKPDLTAALRDVRLQYENLASKNIQESEEWYKSKFADLTEAAARNNDALRVAKQEANDYRRQVQALTCEVDALKGTNESLERQMREIEENFSLETNGYQDTISRLEQDIHNMKDEMARHLREYQDLLNVKMALDIEIATYRKLLEGEESRISTPLPNFSSLNLRDAIVDSRPNVETTTTKKVLIKTIETRDGQVINESTQNHDDME, via the exons CGGTGCGCTCCTCTCGGGTCTCCTTCGGTCTGTCATCCGCTCCGACCGTCTACGCCACGAAGACCCACAGGCTTCGGAGCAGCTCGGCCATGCCCCGGCTGTCCTCCGAAAACCTGGACTTCTCCCTGTCCGACGCCATAAACAGCGAGTTCATCACGAACCGCACCAACGAGAAGGCGCAGATGCAGTCGCTCAACGACCGGTTCGCCAATTACATCGAGAAGGTGCGTTTCTTGGAGCAGCAGAACAAGATCCTGCTGGcggagctggagcagctgcggggGAAAGGCACGTCCCGCGTCGGAGACCTGTACGAGGACGAGATGCGGGAGCTGAGGCGACAGGTGGACCTGCTCACCAACGAGAAGGCCCGGGTAGAAGTTCACCGGGATAACCTGGTGGAGGACATCGACAGGCTGAGAGAGAA GTTGCAGGATGAGACATCCCAGCgagaggaggcagagaacaTCATGCAGAGCTTCAGACAG GATGTAGACAATGCTGCCCTTGCCAGACTGGACCTGGAGCGGAAGGTAGAGTCCCTCCAGGAGGAAATCAACTTCCTCAAGAAGCTGCACGATGAG GAAATGCTGGAGCTGGTCcaggtccagcagcagcagcaagtgcAGGTGGACATGGACATAGCTAAACCTGACCTGACGGCTGCTCTGAGAGATGTGCGCCTGCAGTATGAGAACCTGGCCTCCAAAAACATCCAGGAGTCTGAGGAATGGTACAAATCCAAG TTTGCTGATCTCACTGAAGCTGCAGCCAGAAATAATGACGCTTTGAGAGTGGCCAAGCAGGAAGCCAATGATTATAGACGTCAAGTTCAGGCACTAACTTGTGAGGTGGATGCCCTCAAAGGGACT AATGAGTCCTTGGAGCGCCAGATGAGAGAAATAGAGGAAAATTTCTCCCTGGAGACGAACGGTTACCAGGATACCATCAGCCGCCTGGAGCAGGACATTCACAATATGAAGGACGAGATGGCTCGTCACCTCCGGGAGTACCAGGATCTCCTAAATGTCAAGATGGCCCTGGACATCGAGATCGCCACCTACAGGAAGCTGctggaaggagaggagagcag AATCTCTACCCCACTGCCAAACTTCTCATCTCTAAACCTGAGAG ATGCAATTGTTGATTCCAGACCTAATGTTGAAACCACAACAACCAAGAAGGTTCTCATCAAGACCATTGAGACCAGAGATGGTCAG GTGATCAACGAGTCGACCCAGAACCACGACGACATGGAGTAA